The genomic interval GCGCGAAAACAAGTTGCCCTACCTGGGCATCTGCCTCGGCATGCAGTTGGCGGTGATCGAATTCGCCCGCAACGTCGCCGGCCTGGCGGGGGCGCACAGTACCGAATTCGATCTGGCCACGCCCCATCCGGTGGTCGCCCTGATCACCGAATGGCTGGATCGCGAAGGGCGCATCGAGCAGCGCAGCGCCGATTCCGATCTGGGCGGCACCATGCGCCTGGGCGGGCAGACCTGCACGCTGGCCGAAGGCAGCCTGGCGCGCGAGATCTATGGCGCCGAGCGGATCGTCGAGCGCCATCGCCATCGCTATGAAGTGAATAACGCCTATCTGCCGCGTCTGGAACAGGCCGGCCTGACGATTTCCGGCACTTCGACGGAAGGCAAGGCGCTGTGCGAGATGATCGAGCTGCCGCGTACCGGCGCGCATGCGCATCCGTGGTTCGTGGCCTGCCAGTTCCATCCGGAATTCACCTCGAATCCGCGCAACGGCCATCCGCTGTTCAGCTCCTTCGTCAAGGCGGCGCTGGCCGCGCGGCGCAGCGCCACCCACTGATCGACCGAGGCAGGCGGAATCATGAATCTCTGCGGTTTTGAAGTCGGCCAGGATCGTCCCCTGTTCCTGATAGCCGGCCCCTGCGTGATCGAGTCGCGCCAGATGGCCTTCGATACCGCCGGCGCGCTGAAGGAAATCTGCGCCGAGTTGGCGATTCCCTTCATCTACAAATCGTCGTTCGACAAGGCCAACCGCAGCTCGGGCCAGTCGCCGCGCGGCCCCGGCATGGAAGAAGGGCTGGCGATCCTCGCCGAGGTGCGCCGGCAGCTCGGCGTGCCGGTGCTGACCGACGTGCATACCGAAGCGCAGATCGTCCCGGTGGCCGCCGTCGTCGATGTGCTGCAGACGCCGGCCTTTCTCTGCCGGCAGACCGATTTCATCGAAGCCGTGGCGCGTTGCGGCAAGCCGGTGAATATCAAGAAAGGCCAGTTCCTCGCGCCGGGCGACATGCAGCAGGTCGTCGCCAAGGCCAAGGTGGCGAATGGCGGCGCCGACAACATCATGGTCTGCGAGCGGGGCGTGAGTTTCGGCTACAACAATCTGGTTTCCGACATGCGCGCGCTGTCCATCATGCGCCAGACCGGCTGCCCGGTGGTCTTCGATGCCACGCATTCGGTGCAGTTGCCGGGCGGGCAGGGCACCTCCTCGGGCGGTCAGCGAGAGTTCGTGCCGGTGCTGGCGCGCGCCGCGGTGGCGGTGGGCGTGGCCGGCCTGTTCATGGAAACCCATCCCGATCCGGCGCGGGCGTTTTCCGATGGCCCCAACGCCTGGCCGCTCGACCGCATGAAGGAACTGCTCGCCGGCCTGCGCGAGCTCGATGCGCTGGTCAAGCGCAACGGCCTGGCGGCCATGTGATCATCCGAGCCATTCAAAACACCCTACTTCAATAAGGAAAGCCAGCATGAGCGCCATAGTTGACGTCGTCGCCCGCGAGATTCTCGATTCGCGCGGCAATCCCACCGTCGAAGCCGACGTCCTGCTCGAATCGGGCGTGATGGGCCGCGCCGCCGTGCCGTCGGGTGCGTCCACCGGCTCGCGCGAGGCCATCGAGCTGCGCGACGGCGACAAGGGCCGCTATCTGGGCAAGGGCGTGTTGCAGGCCGTCGAGAACGTGAACACCGAGATTTCCGAAGCCATCATCGGGCTGGATGCCGAAGAGCAGGCCTTCATCGACAGGGTGCTGATCGACCTCGACGACACCGAGAACAAATCGCGCCTGGGCGCCAACGCCATGCTAGCCGTGTCGATGGCCGTCGCCAAGGCCGCCGCCGAGGAAGCCGGCCTGCCGCTCTACCGCTACTTCGGCGGCTCGGGGCCGATGTCCATGCCGGTGCCGATGATGAACGTCATCAACGGTGGCGCGCATGCCAACAACAATCTCGACATTCAGGAATTCATGATCCTGCCGGTCGGCGCCGCGAGTTTCCGCGAGGCGCTGCGCTGTGGCACGGAGGTCTTCCATCATCTGAAGAAGCTGGTCGACAAGAAGGGCTACCCGACCACGGTGGGCGACGAGGGCGGCTTCGCGCCGAACGTCTCGGGCAACGACGAAGCTATCGAGCTGATCCTGAAGGCCATCGAATCCGCCGGCTACACGCCGGGCCAGGACGTGGTGCTGGGTCTGGACTGCGCCAGCTCCGAGTTCTTTAAAAACGGCAAGTACCATCTGGCCTCGGAAAAGCTGGAGCTGACCTCGGCCGGTTTCGCCGACTACCTCACCGCGCTGGCCGGCAAGTATCCGATCATCAGCATCGAGGACGGCATGGCGGAAGGCGACTGGGACGGCTGGCAGACGCTGACCGAAAAGCTCGGCAAGAGCGTGCAACTGGTCGGCGACGATCTGTTCGTCACCAACACCAGGATTCTCAAGGAAGGCATTGCAAAAGGCATCGCCAATTCCATCCTCATCAAGATCAACCAGATCGGCACGCTGTCGGAGACTTTCGCCGCCGTCGAGATGGCCAAGCGCGCCGGTTATACGGCGGTGATTTCGCATCGCTCGGGCGAAACCGAGGATTCGACCATCGCCGACATCGCCGTCGGTCTCAACGCCATGCAGATCAAGACCGGCTCGCTGTCACGCTCGGATCGCATCGCCAAGTACAACCAGTTGCTGCGCATCGAGGAAGACCTCGGCGACATCGCCCACTATCCGGGGCGCGATGCTTTCTACAATCTGCGCAAGTAAGCCGCACTCGCCACCCACATGCGCTGGCCGACGCTGGTGCT from Sterolibacterium denitrificans carries:
- the eno gene encoding phosphopyruvate hydratase, with the translated sequence MSAIVDVVAREILDSRGNPTVEADVLLESGVMGRAAVPSGASTGSREAIELRDGDKGRYLGKGVLQAVENVNTEISEAIIGLDAEEQAFIDRVLIDLDDTENKSRLGANAMLAVSMAVAKAAAEEAGLPLYRYFGGSGPMSMPVPMMNVINGGAHANNNLDIQEFMILPVGAASFREALRCGTEVFHHLKKLVDKKGYPTTVGDEGGFAPNVSGNDEAIELILKAIESAGYTPGQDVVLGLDCASSEFFKNGKYHLASEKLELTSAGFADYLTALAGKYPIISIEDGMAEGDWDGWQTLTEKLGKSVQLVGDDLFVTNTRILKEGIAKGIANSILIKINQIGTLSETFAAVEMAKRAGYTAVISHRSGETEDSTIADIAVGLNAMQIKTGSLSRSDRIAKYNQLLRIEEDLGDIAHYPGRDAFYNLRK
- the kdsA gene encoding 3-deoxy-8-phosphooctulonate synthase, whose amino-acid sequence is MNLCGFEVGQDRPLFLIAGPCVIESRQMAFDTAGALKEICAELAIPFIYKSSFDKANRSSGQSPRGPGMEEGLAILAEVRRQLGVPVLTDVHTEAQIVPVAAVVDVLQTPAFLCRQTDFIEAVARCGKPVNIKKGQFLAPGDMQQVVAKAKVANGGADNIMVCERGVSFGYNNLVSDMRALSIMRQTGCPVVFDATHSVQLPGGQGTSSGGQREFVPVLARAAVAVGVAGLFMETHPDPARAFSDGPNAWPLDRMKELLAGLRELDALVKRNGLAAM